A stretch of Castanea sativa cultivar Marrone di Chiusa Pesio chromosome 2, ASM4071231v1 DNA encodes these proteins:
- the LOC142623700 gene encoding bifunctional 3-dehydroquinate dehydratase/shikimate dehydrogenase, chloroplastic-like isoform X2, which produces MDSTNVLLASSSAGLKMGSREVRKNQTLLCAPIMAETVDKMVINMDTAKQSGADLVEIRLDSLKSFNPYEDLKTLIKECPLPTLFTYRPKWEGGQYDGDEKKRLDALRLAMEFGADYIDVELQVAHEFNESIFGKKPEKFKVIVSSHNYHDTPSVEDLGNLVARIQETGADIVKIATTALEISDVARIFQITVHSQVPIIAIVMGERGFISRILCPKFGGFLSFGTIESGVVSAPGQPTMKDLLTLYNFREIGPDTKVFGIIGKPVGHSKSPILYNEAFKSVGFNGVYVPFLVDDVAKFLQTYSSIDFAGFSCTIPHKEDALKCCDEVDPVAKSIGAVNCIIRRPTDGKMFGYNTDYVGAISAIEDGLRGSHNISATADSPLAGKLFVVIGAGGAGKALAYGAKEKGARVVIANRTYDRARELANTIGGDAVTLADLENFHPVDGMILANTTSIGMQPKVDETPIPKHALRFYSLVFDAVYTPKITRLLREAEESGATIVSGSEMFIGQAYEQFERFTELPAPKQLFRKIMAKF; this is translated from the exons ATGGACTCTACCAACGTTCTG cttgcttcttcttctgctgGCTTAAAAATGGGAAGTAGAGAAGTAAGGAAGAATCAAACCCTACTTTGTGCTCCTATAATGGCAGAAACGGTTGATAAGATGGTGATTAACATGGATACGGCAAAACAAAGTGGTGCCGACCTTGTGGAGATCCGATTAGACAGTTTGAAGAGCTTCAATCCTTATGAAGATCTCAAAACCCTAATCAAAGAGTGTCCATTGCCCACTCTATTCACTTACAG ACCAAAATGGGAAGGTGGTCAGTATGATGGTGATGAAAAGAAGCGATTGGATGCCCTTCGATTAGCCATGGAGTTTGGAGCTGATTACATTGATGTTGAGCTTCAG GTTGCTCATGAGTTTAATGAatccatttttggaaaaaagcCTGAAAAGTTCAAAGTCATTGTATCATCTCACAATTATCATGATACTCCATCTGTGGAGGATCTTGGCAACCTTGTGGCAAGAATACAAGAAACTGGTGCTGATATTGTGAAGATTGCAACAACTGCCTTGGAGATCTCTGATGTGGCACGCATTTTCCAAATAACTGTGCATTCTCAA gtTCCAATTATAGCAATTGTTATGGGTGAGAGGGGTTTCATCTCGCGGATTTTATGCCCAAAATTTGGTGGGTTTCTCTCATTTGGTACCATTGAGTCAGGAGTTGTATCAGCTCCTGGTCAACCAACAATGAAGGATCTGTTAACTCTATACAACTTCAGAGAGATAGGGCCAGATACAAAAGTGTTTGGCATAATTGGGAAGCCTGTTGGCCACAGCAAATCACCGATTTTATACAATGAGGCATTCAAGTCAGTTGGTTTTAATGGAGTTTATGTGCCTTTCTTGGTGGATGACGTTGCAAAATTTCTCCAGACTTACTCATCCATAGATTTTGCTGGATTCAG TTGTACAATTCCTCACAAGGAGGATGCTCTCAAGTGTTGTGACGAGGTTGATCCAGTTGCAAAG TCGATAGGAGCTGTGAATTGTATTATAAGGAGACCAACTGATGGGAAGATGTTTGGTTACAATACTGACTATGTTGGTGCAATTTCTGCTATTGAAGATGGACTACGAG GTTCTCATAACATTAGCGCTACTGCTGATTCACCCTTAGCTGGTAAGCTCTTTGTGGTCATTGGCGCTGGAGGTGCTGGGAAGGCGCTTGCATATGGTGCAAAAGAAAAGGGAGCACGAGTTGTGATTGCTAATCGCACTTATG ATCGAGCCAGAGAGCTTGCTAATACTATTGGAGGAGATGCCGTAACTCTTGCTGATCTAGAAAATTTCCATCCAGTGGATGGTATGATTCTTGCAAACACGACATCTATTGGAATGCAACCAAAAGTTGATGAAACACCCATTCCTAAG CATGCTCTGAGATTCTACTCACTAGTTTTTGATGCGGTTTACACTCCCAAAATTACTAGACTTTTGAGGGAAGCAGAAGAATCTGGAGCCACAATTGTTTCGGGGTCGGAGATGTTCATAGGACAGGCATATGAGCAGTTCGAGAGGTTCACTGAGTTGCCTG CACCCAAAcaactttttaggaaaattaTGGCAAAATTCTAA
- the LOC142623700 gene encoding bifunctional 3-dehydroquinate dehydratase/shikimate dehydrogenase, chloroplastic-like isoform X1, whose amino-acid sequence MDSTNVLLASSSAGLKMGSREVRKNQTLLCAPIMAETVDKMVINMDTAKQSGADLVEIRLDSLKSFNPYEDLKTLIKECPLPTLFTYRPKWEGGQYDGDEKKRLDALRLAMEFGADYIDVELQVAHEFNESIFGKKPEKFKVIVSSHNYHDTPSVEDLGNLVARIQETGADIVKIATTALEISDVARIFQITVHSQVSSVPIIAIVMGERGFISRILCPKFGGFLSFGTIESGVVSAPGQPTMKDLLTLYNFREIGPDTKVFGIIGKPVGHSKSPILYNEAFKSVGFNGVYVPFLVDDVAKFLQTYSSIDFAGFSCTIPHKEDALKCCDEVDPVAKSIGAVNCIIRRPTDGKMFGYNTDYVGAISAIEDGLRGSHNISATADSPLAGKLFVVIGAGGAGKALAYGAKEKGARVVIANRTYDRARELANTIGGDAVTLADLENFHPVDGMILANTTSIGMQPKVDETPIPKHALRFYSLVFDAVYTPKITRLLREAEESGATIVSGSEMFIGQAYEQFERFTELPAPKQLFRKIMAKF is encoded by the exons ATGGACTCTACCAACGTTCTG cttgcttcttcttctgctgGCTTAAAAATGGGAAGTAGAGAAGTAAGGAAGAATCAAACCCTACTTTGTGCTCCTATAATGGCAGAAACGGTTGATAAGATGGTGATTAACATGGATACGGCAAAACAAAGTGGTGCCGACCTTGTGGAGATCCGATTAGACAGTTTGAAGAGCTTCAATCCTTATGAAGATCTCAAAACCCTAATCAAAGAGTGTCCATTGCCCACTCTATTCACTTACAG ACCAAAATGGGAAGGTGGTCAGTATGATGGTGATGAAAAGAAGCGATTGGATGCCCTTCGATTAGCCATGGAGTTTGGAGCTGATTACATTGATGTTGAGCTTCAG GTTGCTCATGAGTTTAATGAatccatttttggaaaaaagcCTGAAAAGTTCAAAGTCATTGTATCATCTCACAATTATCATGATACTCCATCTGTGGAGGATCTTGGCAACCTTGTGGCAAGAATACAAGAAACTGGTGCTGATATTGTGAAGATTGCAACAACTGCCTTGGAGATCTCTGATGTGGCACGCATTTTCCAAATAACTGTGCATTCTCAAGTAAGCAGT gtTCCAATTATAGCAATTGTTATGGGTGAGAGGGGTTTCATCTCGCGGATTTTATGCCCAAAATTTGGTGGGTTTCTCTCATTTGGTACCATTGAGTCAGGAGTTGTATCAGCTCCTGGTCAACCAACAATGAAGGATCTGTTAACTCTATACAACTTCAGAGAGATAGGGCCAGATACAAAAGTGTTTGGCATAATTGGGAAGCCTGTTGGCCACAGCAAATCACCGATTTTATACAATGAGGCATTCAAGTCAGTTGGTTTTAATGGAGTTTATGTGCCTTTCTTGGTGGATGACGTTGCAAAATTTCTCCAGACTTACTCATCCATAGATTTTGCTGGATTCAG TTGTACAATTCCTCACAAGGAGGATGCTCTCAAGTGTTGTGACGAGGTTGATCCAGTTGCAAAG TCGATAGGAGCTGTGAATTGTATTATAAGGAGACCAACTGATGGGAAGATGTTTGGTTACAATACTGACTATGTTGGTGCAATTTCTGCTATTGAAGATGGACTACGAG GTTCTCATAACATTAGCGCTACTGCTGATTCACCCTTAGCTGGTAAGCTCTTTGTGGTCATTGGCGCTGGAGGTGCTGGGAAGGCGCTTGCATATGGTGCAAAAGAAAAGGGAGCACGAGTTGTGATTGCTAATCGCACTTATG ATCGAGCCAGAGAGCTTGCTAATACTATTGGAGGAGATGCCGTAACTCTTGCTGATCTAGAAAATTTCCATCCAGTGGATGGTATGATTCTTGCAAACACGACATCTATTGGAATGCAACCAAAAGTTGATGAAACACCCATTCCTAAG CATGCTCTGAGATTCTACTCACTAGTTTTTGATGCGGTTTACACTCCCAAAATTACTAGACTTTTGAGGGAAGCAGAAGAATCTGGAGCCACAATTGTTTCGGGGTCGGAGATGTTCATAGGACAGGCATATGAGCAGTTCGAGAGGTTCACTGAGTTGCCTG CACCCAAAcaactttttaggaaaattaTGGCAAAATTCTAA